A portion of the Ricinus communis isolate WT05 ecotype wild-type chromosome 10, ASM1957865v1, whole genome shotgun sequence genome contains these proteins:
- the LOC8287135 gene encoding uncharacterized protein LOC8287135 isoform X2 — MGRGGKVNSKRNFKDRVRSKDKGSDDSDEDYVVEIEENVSDDDSEDLGNSLDEYASEESFGSFVEEEEEEFRKIVRSKNNKGSRANGKIGAKASRKRQRVCYEEEEEDEGDEDYVNDDDDDDEEFSPDDEDEFLDEDEELTTKKKTNNMKVGKRNMQNRGSRRGRKKRRKSRVSKKPLANKGRNNRRLRKKERCEFDDEYEGEFIDDSAFVRARSSKNSSARSRYAVYSDSDFMSSGSSDYEYTISEEEREQVREGSKLFGVKTSLRSSSSIRKTQESGDLCQQGKSLARKGKEKVKEVKPELGKQMCGICLSEEDKRRLRGTLDCCSHYFCFTCIMEWSKVESRCPLCKQRFKTITKNGRAAVGVEPRNVVIQVPKRDQVYQPSEEEIRSFIDPYENVICTECHEGGEDGLMLLCDLCDSPAHTFCVGLGRQVPEGNWYCEVCRPVALGSTSSQALDPMPDQRTTNNIFSRPSPDTNSVEGFDATSEPSPRLAFAPGFGSLSSPRFPAGDVQAASPVSGAGGSTLSQRRQLHRHIQNLISMSRMHYMANRTDGISAANLHIDLSNPHNDQCRETIVQNSRTQEIGASQSTFLDERLEANDYPSSSMQNGDLFSSRSSQMRTQALQDPVAATAARPVNLTLWPELPMINSIPVHGQFHQCNSGQGMASEVNLSPCRAREESQFYVVKEQLQSMVQSHLKSLSQDIDLDLSF, encoded by the exons ATGGGAAGGGGAGGGAAGGTTAATTCTAAGAGAAATTTTAAGGATAGGGTTAGGTCCAAAGATAAGGGCTCTGATGATTCTGATGAGGATTATGTAGTTGAAATTGAGGAAAATGTATCTGATGATGATTCAGAGGATTTGGGGAATTCTTTAGATGAGTATGCATCAGAGGAGAGTTTTGGTAGTTTCGTTGAAGAGGAGGAAGAGGAGTTTAGGAAGATAGTTAGATCGAAAAATAACAAGGGTTCTCGAGCAAATGGGAAAATTGGGGCTAAAGCTTCACGGAAGAGACAAAGGGTATGTTatgaggaggaggaggaagaTGAAGGAGATGAGGATTATGTTaacgatgatgatgatgatgatgaagaattTAGTCCAGATGATGAAGATGAATTTTTGGATGAGGATGAAGAATTGACAACAAAAAAGAAGACTAATAACATGAAAGTGGGCAAGAGAAACATGCAAAATAGGGGCTCCAGACGAGGTAGAAAAAAGAGGAGGAAGTCGAGAGTTTCAAAGAAACCCTTAGCAAATAAAGGAAGAAACAATCGTAGGTTGAGGAAGAAAGAGAGGTGTGAATTCGATGATGAATATGAAGGTGAGTTTATAGATGATAGTGCTTTTGTGAGAGCAAGGAGCAGCAAAAATTCAAGTGCAAGGAGTAGATATGCTGTCTATTCAGATTCAGATTTTATGTCATCTGGATCATCTGATTATGAGTATACCATCTcggaagaagagagagagcaGGTGAGGGAAGGTAGCAAGTTGTTTGGAGTAAAAACTAGTCTGAGGAGTTCATCCTCTATAAGGAAAACCCAGGAGAGTGGGGATTTATGCCAACAAGGAAAGTCTCTGGCAAGAAAAGGTAAGGAGAAGGTAAAGGAAGTCAAACCTGAGCTGGGAAAGCAAATGTGTGGAATTTGCCTTTCggaagaagataaaagaagattGAGAGGAACCCTAGATTGCTGTAGTCACTATTTCTGCTTCACTTGCATCATGGAGTGGTCAAAAGTAGAGTCCCGTTGCCCTTTGTGCAAGCAGAGATTTAAAACAATAACTAAGAATGGGAGAGCAGCTGTTGGAGTTGAGCCGAGAAATGTAGTGATACAAGTTCCCAAGCGTGATCAG GTCTATCAACCATCTGAGGAAGAGATCAGGAGCTTTATTGATCCATATGAAAATGTAATTTGTACAGAATGTCATGAAGGGGGAGAGGATGGCCTCATGTTACTCTGTGATCTCTGTGATTCACCTGCACATACCTTTTGTGTTGGCCTTGGACGGCAAGTACCTGAAGGCAATTGGTACTGTGAAGTCTGTAGACCTGTTGCTCTTGGATCCACAAGCTCCCAAGCTCTAGATCCAATGCCTGATCAAAGGACAACAAACAACATTTTTAGTCGACCATCGCCTGATACAAATTCTGTAGAAGGCTTTGATGCCACTTCAGAGCCTTCACCTCGACTGGCATTCGCTCCAGGGTTTGGGAGTCTGTCATCTCCCAGATTTCCTGCTGGTGATGTTCAGGCAGCTTCTCCAGTCTCTGGAGCAGGGGGATCAACTTTGTCACAGAGACGCCAGCTACACCGTCATATACAAAATCTCATTTCAATGAGCAGAATGCATTATATGGCTAATAGAACTGATGGCATATCAGCTGCCAACTTGCATATAGATCTTTCAAACCCTCACAATGATCAATGTAGGGAAACCATTGTTCAAAATTCAAGGACACAAGAAATTGGGGCATCGCAAAGTACATTTCTTGATGAGAGATTGGAAGCAAATGACTATCCGTCTTCGTCAATGCAAAATGGTGATCTATTTTCTTCAAGATCAAGCCAAATGAGAACACAAGCATTACAGGATCCAGTTGCTGCAACTGCTGCCAGGCCTGTTAATCTGACACTATGGCCTGAACTCCCGATGATCAATTCTATACCTGTGCATGGCCAATTCCATCAGTGCAACAGCGGACAGGGCATGGCATCTGAAGTTAATTTGTCACCTTGCAGAGCTAGAGAAGAAAGCCAATTCTATGTGGTAAAGGAACAATTGCAATCAATGGTTCAAAGTCATTTGAAAAGCTTGTCTCAAGACATTGATTTAG ATTTGTCTTTTTAG
- the LOC8287135 gene encoding uncharacterized protein LOC8287135 isoform X1 codes for MGRGGKVNSKRNFKDRVRSKDKGSDDSDEDYVVEIEENVSDDDSEDLGNSLDEYASEESFGSFVEEEEEEFRKIVRSKNNKGSRANGKIGAKASRKRQRVCYEEEEEDEGDEDYVNDDDDDDEEFSPDDEDEFLDEDEELTTKKKTNNMKVGKRNMQNRGSRRGRKKRRKSRVSKKPLANKGRNNRRLRKKERCEFDDEYEGEFIDDSAFVRARSSKNSSARSRYAVYSDSDFMSSGSSDYEYTISEEEREQVREGSKLFGVKTSLRSSSSIRKTQESGDLCQQGKSLARKGKEKVKEVKPELGKQMCGICLSEEDKRRLRGTLDCCSHYFCFTCIMEWSKVESRCPLCKQRFKTITKNGRAAVGVEPRNVVIQVPKRDQVYQPSEEEIRSFIDPYENVICTECHEGGEDGLMLLCDLCDSPAHTFCVGLGRQVPEGNWYCEVCRPVALGSTSSQALDPMPDQRTTNNIFSRPSPDTNSVEGFDATSEPSPRLAFAPGFGSLSSPRFPAGDVQAASPVSGAGGSTLSQRRQLHRHIQNLISMSRMHYMANRTDGISAANLHIDLSNPHNDQCRETIVQNSRTQEIGASQSTFLDERLEANDYPSSSMQNGDLFSSRSSQMRTQALQDPVAATAARPVNLTLWPELPMINSIPVHGQFHQCNSGQGMASEVNLSPCRAREESQFYVVKEQLQSMVQSHLKSLSQDIDLGPDTFKDILRSSTHTILAACGLEHKRSEVHFVPPPSICAHGDRLIAGQTSILKGFCSSCFDSFVRDVVKTIMDTRLPQWLSLGL; via the exons ATGGGAAGGGGAGGGAAGGTTAATTCTAAGAGAAATTTTAAGGATAGGGTTAGGTCCAAAGATAAGGGCTCTGATGATTCTGATGAGGATTATGTAGTTGAAATTGAGGAAAATGTATCTGATGATGATTCAGAGGATTTGGGGAATTCTTTAGATGAGTATGCATCAGAGGAGAGTTTTGGTAGTTTCGTTGAAGAGGAGGAAGAGGAGTTTAGGAAGATAGTTAGATCGAAAAATAACAAGGGTTCTCGAGCAAATGGGAAAATTGGGGCTAAAGCTTCACGGAAGAGACAAAGGGTATGTTatgaggaggaggaggaagaTGAAGGAGATGAGGATTATGTTaacgatgatgatgatgatgatgaagaattTAGTCCAGATGATGAAGATGAATTTTTGGATGAGGATGAAGAATTGACAACAAAAAAGAAGACTAATAACATGAAAGTGGGCAAGAGAAACATGCAAAATAGGGGCTCCAGACGAGGTAGAAAAAAGAGGAGGAAGTCGAGAGTTTCAAAGAAACCCTTAGCAAATAAAGGAAGAAACAATCGTAGGTTGAGGAAGAAAGAGAGGTGTGAATTCGATGATGAATATGAAGGTGAGTTTATAGATGATAGTGCTTTTGTGAGAGCAAGGAGCAGCAAAAATTCAAGTGCAAGGAGTAGATATGCTGTCTATTCAGATTCAGATTTTATGTCATCTGGATCATCTGATTATGAGTATACCATCTcggaagaagagagagagcaGGTGAGGGAAGGTAGCAAGTTGTTTGGAGTAAAAACTAGTCTGAGGAGTTCATCCTCTATAAGGAAAACCCAGGAGAGTGGGGATTTATGCCAACAAGGAAAGTCTCTGGCAAGAAAAGGTAAGGAGAAGGTAAAGGAAGTCAAACCTGAGCTGGGAAAGCAAATGTGTGGAATTTGCCTTTCggaagaagataaaagaagattGAGAGGAACCCTAGATTGCTGTAGTCACTATTTCTGCTTCACTTGCATCATGGAGTGGTCAAAAGTAGAGTCCCGTTGCCCTTTGTGCAAGCAGAGATTTAAAACAATAACTAAGAATGGGAGAGCAGCTGTTGGAGTTGAGCCGAGAAATGTAGTGATACAAGTTCCCAAGCGTGATCAG GTCTATCAACCATCTGAGGAAGAGATCAGGAGCTTTATTGATCCATATGAAAATGTAATTTGTACAGAATGTCATGAAGGGGGAGAGGATGGCCTCATGTTACTCTGTGATCTCTGTGATTCACCTGCACATACCTTTTGTGTTGGCCTTGGACGGCAAGTACCTGAAGGCAATTGGTACTGTGAAGTCTGTAGACCTGTTGCTCTTGGATCCACAAGCTCCCAAGCTCTAGATCCAATGCCTGATCAAAGGACAACAAACAACATTTTTAGTCGACCATCGCCTGATACAAATTCTGTAGAAGGCTTTGATGCCACTTCAGAGCCTTCACCTCGACTGGCATTCGCTCCAGGGTTTGGGAGTCTGTCATCTCCCAGATTTCCTGCTGGTGATGTTCAGGCAGCTTCTCCAGTCTCTGGAGCAGGGGGATCAACTTTGTCACAGAGACGCCAGCTACACCGTCATATACAAAATCTCATTTCAATGAGCAGAATGCATTATATGGCTAATAGAACTGATGGCATATCAGCTGCCAACTTGCATATAGATCTTTCAAACCCTCACAATGATCAATGTAGGGAAACCATTGTTCAAAATTCAAGGACACAAGAAATTGGGGCATCGCAAAGTACATTTCTTGATGAGAGATTGGAAGCAAATGACTATCCGTCTTCGTCAATGCAAAATGGTGATCTATTTTCTTCAAGATCAAGCCAAATGAGAACACAAGCATTACAGGATCCAGTTGCTGCAACTGCTGCCAGGCCTGTTAATCTGACACTATGGCCTGAACTCCCGATGATCAATTCTATACCTGTGCATGGCCAATTCCATCAGTGCAACAGCGGACAGGGCATGGCATCTGAAGTTAATTTGTCACCTTGCAGAGCTAGAGAAGAAAGCCAATTCTATGTGGTAAAGGAACAATTGCAATCAATGGTTCAAAGTCATTTGAAAAGCTTGTCTCAAGACATTGATTTAG GCCCTGATACTTTTAAGGACATTTTAAGGAGTTCTACACATACCATCTTAGCTGCTTGTGGTCTGGAGCATAAGAGGAGTGAAGTTCACTTTGTGCCTCCACCATCGATTTGTGCCCATGGTGATAGACTGATTGCTGGACAGACGAGCATACTGAAAGGTTTTTGCTCGTCTTGTTTTGATTCCTTTGTAAGGGACGTAGTGAAGACGATCATGGATACGAGATTGCCACAGTGGTTAAGTTTAGGTCTTTAG